The DNA region TTACTGACATTGTGATAAACTTTTTTTTGAAAGGGGATGTTGAAGAGGACAAGCTGATTAGGGCAATCGAACTTTCGCTCGAAAAATATTGCTCCGTAGCAAAAACCCTAGAAAAAACTGCAAATATTTCCTATAAATACAATATTGAGAGTTAATATGAATAATCCTGAATTTAATAATTTTGAAACACAAGCAATTCGGACCCAATCACCACAAACTGAAAATAGAGAGCACAGTGTTCCTATTTATATGACTTCGAGTTTTACTTTTGAAGATGCGGAACAAGCACGCGCATTATTTGCTGATGAAATTCCTGGAAATATTTACACTCGTTTCTCTAATCCGAATAATACTGAATTTGTGAAAAAGGTTTGTTTACTAGAAGGTGCAGAAGATGGAATAGCCACAGCTTCCGGAATGTCTGCGGTTTACACAAGTTTGGCGGGAATTCTAAAATTAGGGGATCATATTTTAGTTTCAAGATCAGTGTTTGGGTCAACTCACCAAATATTAACTCAGATTTTTCCCAAATTTGGAATAGAATTTTCTTACGCAGATATATCTAAACCAGAAGAGTGGGAAAGTTTGATTCGAAAAAATACGCGTATGATTTTTGTAGAAACTCCCTCGAATCCGTCACTTGACTTAATCGACCTAGAATGGTTAGGAAATCTAAGTAAAAAATACAATCTAATTTTAAATGTAGATAATTGTTTCTGTACACCTTATTTACAACAGCCAATTAAATATGGGGCTGATCTAGTGATTCATTCCGGTACAAAATATATGGACGGTCAGGGTAGGGTGATCGGTGGAGTGATTGTAGGAAAAAAGGAATTAATTCAAGAAATTCGTTTTTTTGCTAGGCACACAGGACCTTCTCTTTCGCCAATGAATGCTTGGGTATTGTCAAAAAGTCTCGAAACTCTTTCAATTAGAATGGAACGTCATTCGCATAACGCATATAAATTAGCAGAATTTTTAGAATCTGAAAGTGATATAGAAAAAGTAATCTATCCGTTTTTACCTTCGCATCCACAATATGATCTTGCAAAAAAACAAATGAAGTTAGGTGGAGGTATTGTGAGTTTTGTAATTAAGGGAGGCATTGAGAGGGGGCGTCGATTTTTGAATTCTATAACTTTATTTTCGCACACTGCAAATCTCGGAGATACTCGAACCATTGTTACTCATCCTGCTTCAACGACTCATTCCAAATTAACGGATAATGAACGTTTGTCTGTAGGAATTTTGCCTGGACTGATTAGGATTTCTGTTGGATTAGAGCATATTGATGACATTACTCGGGAAGTAACAACAGCTCTTAAAAATTCAAAGTAAAAGTAATATTTTAGGTTAGGAGTTTTATTAGAAGTTTGAATGCAGAAGATTACTATTGATTGAATTGGAAAAGGGGAAAACCGAGAGTTGCCTCTCGGTTTTGAAAATTAATTATTTTGAGACCCCTAAAGATCGGACAGTATCCATATTGATATGTTTTCCATCGTCAGTCGGTAGGTTTTTAGCTTTTTGATAATCATTGAGAGCTTTAAATGTTCCAGTGCTTGCTATACCTTCTTCAGTACCTGGATCAAATCCTGCTACTTTTAAAGATTTTTGAATTTCGGTCATTTTTCCTCTTGTGGTATTGTTTTCACAAAGAATTTCTCTCCATTCTGCTTTTTCTGGTTGATCAATTACTTTTTTAGCAACAGTTTGGAATTCAGCTGGGATAGGAGTTTTTATTTCCTTAGCTGGTTCTACGAGTTTTTGTACTTGGACTGTTTTGTATTCGGCAGGAATTTCAACATTTCTTGTACTTGCTGGTGTTTTAATAACTTGTTTGTTTACAGTTGCATATTCAGCAGGGACTTCAATTTCTCTAGAAGCTGCTGGTGTTTTTAGAACTTCTTTTGGGATCATTTTGTAAGTTGGAGGAACTTCTACTAAACATTTTATGCCAGTACTTGTATCTTTTCTCCATTCTGTATACCCTTCTTTATCCAATATTTTTTCTTGAATAGTTTCATATTCAGCAGGGACTTGTTCGATTCTTTTTGTAGCCGGTTTGATAACTACTTTTTCTTCAACAGTTTCGTAAACAGCAGGAACTGACTCTACTATCGTCGTTGCTTCTTTTGCAATTACTTTCTCTTCCACTGTCTCATACTTTGCAGGAATTAATTCAACTTTTTCAGATGCTGGTCTTTTTTCAACACTTTCGGTTACTTCTTTGTAAGTAGCAGGAGTAACAATTGGAATCCAACATTGACCAGGTGTTGCACCAGGTGGTGTATCAGGAAGAAATGCAGTTGTTTTTCCTTGACTTTCATCTGCCCCTCTCATTCCTACTTTGGGTTTTTCAGCTGGAGCAGATTCAGCTCCTTCAACAGGTTTTGATGATGTTGTACCTTCAGCACCGTCTACACTTCTTGTGTTGGCAGGTGCAGTTTTTGCATCCTTTGTTGCATCTGCATCTTTTGCGTCTTTTGATTCTTTTTTCGCTGAGCTACTGCAGGTAGCAAAGATTGCTAAGACTGTCATGACAAGTATAACTTTAAAGCTAAAATTTCTTAACATTTTTTGTTCTCCATATATATCTAATGTAACCATCTAGTTTTCCAAATAGAAAAAAGTAAAGTAGACTTTTACATATAAGGAAATCATCGAGATATTTTTTACTTTTCTTAATACAGATTTATATGTTCAGAATTCTGTTCAAAATTTATTTTATAGGACTTCGATTCTATTTATTGGATTCGTTCGACTAATCTTCTAATTGGATACTCGTAAATGAATCAATTAACATTTGATTTTATTCGATATAGACTCGTTAAATTCGGAGGAGCTGGAAAATAAAAGTAACGGATTTCATTGTAAAATACAATGAATAGAAAATGTTGAGTATATACTGATTCTATTTATTCGCTGGGCAAGATTTTATGGAAAAGCTAATCAGTATGTACCATTTGGACATATCCGAAGTTGTAAGATGCAATTCTTTTTGAGAAATGGTATAATAAAATTATCCGCAAATTTAAATAATTTATTTGGCACTAAAATCCATCATTGAATTATATTAGTGGGTATATACAAAATTTCTGACCTGATCAGATGCGGAAAATCATACAGCGAGGTAACACGCGCAGTTGGCAATTGGAGCTATCGTCCAAACCCATTTATTAAATAACTAGAAAAACCTAGTGCGACTTTGTCAAGTCGCACTAATATAAAATTAATATTCATCCTTTTTCCTTTTTTCATAATATCAGTTAATTTGATATTTAAGTATAAAAAACTTTTTTAAAGGCTCTTAGAGTTTGATTTTTATGAATAGATGGACATTTTTTAAGATACAATCTAATTTTGCGGTTTTGAATTTTTTTATTTAAACGTTATCCGCCTTAAAAAATAAATTAAGTTGATTCTTTGAGTAGGATTATTTATATTTAAAAATGAATTATGGCTAACGAAATTCCATTGGGAATTAATCCCAAAAAAATGCTTCCTTATAACGTTCTTATCGCAGATTCTTCCAATACGGATCGCCGACTAATTAGTCAGTTTTTAAAGTCAGCAGATTTTAAGATTTTGGCAGAAGCAAGCACGGGAGACGAGACCATAAACAAAATGAAAACCTTGGAAGGACAAGTCGATTTATTATGCGTTGAGTATAATTTTTCTGATATGAAAGTATCAAATATAATAAATGAAATTCGTCCCTTATATCCAAAGTTAATGATTCTCATAATTACATCTTTTGCTCAGAAGGAAATTATAGAAGAAATTGTTCATTTAAAAGTAAATGCATTTCTTGTTAAACCAGTCTCCAAAGCAAACATATACGAAAAATTAACTGCCTTACTCGGTCGAAAAGATTTAGCAGATAAAATTGTGATTGGATACAAACCTGTCGGAATTAATTTAAATGAAATTCAAATACCTCCCTTAAAAGATGTAATGAATCGGGTTATTACTTTTGATTCAAGTCGTGTCGGTGGAAGTGGAGATTTGGAAACGATCATTGCACCTGACAAAGCATTGTGCGCAGATATTTTGAGAATAGCAAATTCGGTTTATTATGGTAGGTCTGGAAGTGTCACGACTTTAAAAGATGCCATTACATTAATTGGACTTGTTACAATTAAAAATATTGTGATTTTGCAACATCGAAAAAACTTTGCAGTAAATTTAACTCAGCCCTTATTTCAAAAACATTTACAAGAAATTCCACTTTTAACTGGTTTAATTGCGATAGATTTATGTGCTCCCTTTGGACTTAAAAAATTAACTGACCAAGTCATTGTAAGTTCAACACTTAAAAAAATTGGAATGACCGTACTTGCGCAAAATTTAAAATCTAGATATTTAGATGTAATAAAATTATTTGAGTACGGTTCTAGTTCCCTTGTGGAAGTAGAACGAGAAGAGTTAAATATAGATCATGTACAAATTGGGATTAAAGTATTTAAACTTTGGAAAATGCCTTCAAGGTTAAATTCCGTTGTGGCAAATCAAAATTTTACTCTAAATGAATTGAGTTATGTTGATGAAATGGATCGTTTGTTGAGGGTAGCAGAAATTCTTGCTTTAAAGATGTTAGGTATAAATACTTTGGAAGAGGATATGAATATTGTATCGAGTGTATTTCAAATTTACCAGGCACCGGAAGATATTATTCCATTGTTTAATGATGAATACTATGCAAATATAAAAGAGCATCCTTTCTTTGATTCAATTTAATGAAATGTTAATTTTTGGTTGGATTTTTCGGACTAGTTTTTCATCTTTGTATAAGTTCCATGAAATTCATCATCGTTAGTTATATTGTAAAATTCATATTATCGTTTTGGTTCTTATTTATTCGAAGACAGAACTACTATATTCCAGAAGCCACAGAAAAATACCTTAATAATAAATCTGGTTTTATATTCGCGGGCTGGCATGGCCTAATATTATCTCTTACGAGACATGTGGCTAATTATCTACAAAGGGACAGGCATATACTATTAACGCCTCTTGTATCTCTATCCAAAGACGGGGAGTTCATATACCAAACGTTTTTGCGTTTTAAAATGCAATCTGTCCGAGGTTCATCTAGTAAAGGTGGATCTACAGCACTTCGTCAAATTTTGAAGGCGATTAAAGAGGGCAGGGTTCCAATTTTTACACCCGATGGTCCAAGGGGTCCGCTGCATAAAGTACAAACTGGAATTATTCAAATGGCTTCTTTAACTAAACTTCCGATTATTACTTTTTATTCTAGATTTGATCGATATTACGAATTTAAAAGTTGGGATAAACAAAGGTTTCCAAAATTTTTAGCAAAGGAATGGGTGGACTATTCTGAACCTTTTTTTGTGCCTGAGAAAATTGAGAATTATGAAGAGTATGCAGTAGAATTAGAAAAAAGAATGTTAGAACAAGTAGAACGTTTGGATAAAATTGTAGAAGAAGCATTGGCTTCGAGGTAGTATATGGTAAATTATTGTAAATCGGGTTTTATAATTTTATTTCTTTCTGTGTTTCAATTCTGTGTAATTGGGAATACAGTTAAGTTTCCTTCCTTTGGTCAAGAGAGAGAAACAGAATTGACTGAGTATGTCATGGAAGGAGTTGATAAAGATAAAATTTTAATCATTTCTATTGATGGAGTCATTTCAGAAACTCCAAGTGGTGGAGGATCCATTTTTGGTGGTGGGGGAGGAGAGTCGATTGTTTCGAGTGTAATCAATGACCTAATGAAAGCAAGTTTCGACAAGGACATAAAGGGTATTATCCTCAAGGTAAATTCTCCGGGTGGAACTGTTACGGGAAGTGATTTGATTTATAGAGAATTATTAAAATACAAAGCATCTACAGGAATACCTATTGTTGCTCTTTTTATGGATAAAGCGGCTAGTGGCGGATACTATGTTGCTATGGCAGCGGATAAGATTGTTTCGCTCCCTACTGCTGTTACTGGTTCTGTCGGAGTAATACTATCTGGTTTTAATATAAAAGAAGGGATGGATAAAATAGGTGTTAAGGATCAATCGATTACATCAGGAGCCAATAAAGCAATTGGATCTCCCTTTTCCGAGATGAAACCAGAACAAAAATTAATTTTACAGTCTATAGTAAATAATCTCTATGAACGTTTTTTTAATATAGTAAAACAAAATCGACAAAATGTAAAAGAAGAAAGACTAAAAGAAATTTGTGACGGTCGAATTTTTACTGCTGACCAAGCTCTCAAAGAAGGAATGGTCGATAAAGTCGGGTACATTGAAGATACTATAGCAGAGCTAATGCGATTAGATAGTTATAAGAAAAAAGCTACGCCAAATAATACCAAACCCCGACTTATTTATTATTCCCATTTAAAACAAAAAGTTAGAAGTGTATATCAAATAGTGGCAGAGGGTAATAACTATTTTACCACATTAGATAATTTACTAAAAGTCGGAACTGAAATTAAATTCATGTACCTTTGGTCCTACTAAAAACTACAAAAACATGAAAATTGCCAATAAAAATATATAAGAGGATTTATTAGTGTTATTTAATTCTATCCCATTTTTAGTTCTTTTTATCTTTACCTATATTGTATATTGGAATGTAGATGATAAGTATAAGAAATATATCTTAGCAGGATCCTCTTTTTTATTTTACTTATACTATGATGTATTAGCCACTCTACATTTTTTTATTGTGATTCTAGTTAATTATTATTTTAGCCAGAAGTTATTTGAATTAAAAAATAAAGGTGCGGATACGGGAAAATACCTTAATGTAATTCTCATACTAAATATTCTTAACCTCGCGTTTTTTAAATATTTTTATTTTATTTTAGATTCTATTTTTAGTTTAACAAATTCACAGATGGTTAGAGATTTATCGTCTTCGATGAATATAATGTTGCCTCTAGCTATAAGTTTTTATACTTTTCAATTAATTGCAATTCAAGTTGATATTAATAGAGGGAGAGTATCAGAGAAAATTTCTTTTTTCGATTATACAATTTTCATTATATTTTTTCCCCAACTAATTGCAGGTCCAATTATGAGGACATCCGATTTTTTACCTAAATTGAATCATCCAACTATTTCTTCGGATATTATGAAGAAGGGATTGTTTTTATTAATACTTGGTACATTTAAGAAAGTTGTTATTGCGGATAATGTCGGTAATCTGGTGACACCTGTTTTTATGGATCCAGAGAAGTATCACTATGTTTCCATTTTAATTGCACTGTTCGGATTTGCAGTTCAAGTATACTCTGATTTTAGCGGATATACTGATATGGCACGAGGACTTGCATTTCTTCTTGGTTTTGAAATTCCTGAAAATTTTAAAGGTCCTTTTTATTCTGCTTCCTTTACTGAACTTTGGTCGAGATGGCATATTACTTTATCAACTTGGTTAAGGGATTATCTCTATATTCCGCTCGGAGGAAATGCAAAAGGGTTTCATCGTAGTAATTTTAATATGTTAATAACAATGATTTTAGGTGGATTATGGCATGGAGCAAATTTAGCATTTATATTTTGGGGAGCATATCTTGGGTTATTGTTGTGGGTGGAGCGGTTATTAATTCACAAGGGATATAATTTGATTCCAAAAAATCCAGTTCTTTTGTTTTTGAAAAGGATTTTTGTTTTTGTATTTTTTGCACTTTCTGTTATTTTCTTTAGAAGCGGATCATTTGGTACAAACTCTACAGATGAAATGTATAAACTATCTTCCAATTTATTTGGGCTGAACCAGGGAAGGGGAATTGCTGGAAGGGATGAAGTATTGCTGTATATATTTTTGGTTTTATTGTTAAATTATTTTCAATACCAAGAACCATCCGGAGAAAAGTGGAAAAAACTACACGGGATATTATTGCCTTTAGCTTCCATTTTTATTTTTATTTTACTTGGACTTTTCGGTGATGGAGGCGGAGATTTTATCTACTTCCAATTCTAGAAAATCCAGAGTATTAGAATCTATTTGTATCTATTCTATTATTTTAATTTTAACAGCATGTCAACCGGAATGGTATCGTAAACTTCCTGAACCTAGGGAAGAAGGAAGCAGTAAAAATTATACAGGGGTTTGGACGAAAAAACCAAATCCCCGTTCTGCCATCAACTCATCTTGGCATAAAAACGAATGGTTTGAAACAATTGAGTTTCGTTCTGACTCTACATTTACAAAGACTTATCGTTCGAAAGACTGGATTGGCACCGAGTTGACGGAGAGATTTGTGGAAGGAAAGGGAACCTATTCCGT from Leptospiraceae bacterium includes:
- a CDS encoding aminotransferase class I/II-fold pyridoxal phosphate-dependent enzyme produces the protein MNNPEFNNFETQAIRTQSPQTENREHSVPIYMTSSFTFEDAEQARALFADEIPGNIYTRFSNPNNTEFVKKVCLLEGAEDGIATASGMSAVYTSLAGILKLGDHILVSRSVFGSTHQILTQIFPKFGIEFSYADISKPEEWESLIRKNTRMIFVETPSNPSLDLIDLEWLGNLSKKYNLILNVDNCFCTPYLQQPIKYGADLVIHSGTKYMDGQGRVIGGVIVGKKELIQEIRFFARHTGPSLSPMNAWVLSKSLETLSIRMERHSHNAYKLAEFLESESDIEKVIYPFLPSHPQYDLAKKQMKLGGGIVSFVIKGGIERGRRFLNSITLFSHTANLGDTRTIVTHPASTTHSKLTDNERLSVGILPGLIRISVGLEHIDDITREVTTALKNSK
- a CDS encoding HDOD domain-containing protein; this encodes MANEIPLGINPKKMLPYNVLIADSSNTDRRLISQFLKSADFKILAEASTGDETINKMKTLEGQVDLLCVEYNFSDMKVSNIINEIRPLYPKLMILIITSFAQKEIIEEIVHLKVNAFLVKPVSKANIYEKLTALLGRKDLADKIVIGYKPVGINLNEIQIPPLKDVMNRVITFDSSRVGGSGDLETIIAPDKALCADILRIANSVYYGRSGSVTTLKDAITLIGLVTIKNIVILQHRKNFAVNLTQPLFQKHLQEIPLLTGLIAIDLCAPFGLKKLTDQVIVSSTLKKIGMTVLAQNLKSRYLDVIKLFEYGSSSLVEVEREELNIDHVQIGIKVFKLWKMPSRLNSVVANQNFTLNELSYVDEMDRLLRVAEILALKMLGINTLEEDMNIVSSVFQIYQAPEDIIPLFNDEYYANIKEHPFFDSI
- a CDS encoding lysophospholipid acyltransferase family protein → MKFIIVSYIVKFILSFWFLFIRRQNYYIPEATEKYLNNKSGFIFAGWHGLILSLTRHVANYLQRDRHILLTPLVSLSKDGEFIYQTFLRFKMQSVRGSSSKGGSTALRQILKAIKEGRVPIFTPDGPRGPLHKVQTGIIQMASLTKLPIITFYSRFDRYYEFKSWDKQRFPKFLAKEWVDYSEPFFVPEKIENYEEYAVELEKRMLEQVERLDKIVEEALASR
- the sppA gene encoding signal peptide peptidase SppA, with translation MVNYCKSGFIILFLSVFQFCVIGNTVKFPSFGQERETELTEYVMEGVDKDKILIISIDGVISETPSGGGSIFGGGGGESIVSSVINDLMKASFDKDIKGIILKVNSPGGTVTGSDLIYRELLKYKASTGIPIVALFMDKAASGGYYVAMAADKIVSLPTAVTGSVGVILSGFNIKEGMDKIGVKDQSITSGANKAIGSPFSEMKPEQKLILQSIVNNLYERFFNIVKQNRQNVKEERLKEICDGRIFTADQALKEGMVDKVGYIEDTIAELMRLDSYKKKATPNNTKPRLIYYSHLKQKVRSVYQIVAEGNNYFTTLDNLLKVGTEIKFMYLWSY
- a CDS encoding MBOAT family protein; its protein translation is MLFNSIPFLVLFIFTYIVYWNVDDKYKKYILAGSSFLFYLYYDVLATLHFFIVILVNYYFSQKLFELKNKGADTGKYLNVILILNILNLAFFKYFYFILDSIFSLTNSQMVRDLSSSMNIMLPLAISFYTFQLIAIQVDINRGRVSEKISFFDYTIFIIFFPQLIAGPIMRTSDFLPKLNHPTISSDIMKKGLFLLILGTFKKVVIADNVGNLVTPVFMDPEKYHYVSILIALFGFAVQVYSDFSGYTDMARGLAFLLGFEIPENFKGPFYSASFTELWSRWHITLSTWLRDYLYIPLGGNAKGFHRSNFNMLITMILGGLWHGANLAFIFWGAYLGLLLWVERLLIHKGYNLIPKNPVLLFLKRIFVFVFFALSVIFFRSGSFGTNSTDEMYKLSSNLFGLNQGRGIAGRDEVLLYIFLVLLLNYFQYQEPSGEKWKKLHGILLPLASIFIFILLGLFGDGGGDFIYFQF